From the genome of Aspergillus chevalieri M1 DNA, chromosome 8, nearly complete sequence, one region includes:
- the ATG13 gene encoding putative autophagy protein Atg13 (BUSCO:EOG09261V2P;~COG:U;~EggNog:ENOG410PK7X;~InterPro:IPR036570,IPR018731,IPR040182;~PFAM:PF10033;~go_component: GO:1990316 - Atg1/ULK1 kinase complex [Evidence IEA];~go_process: GO:0000045 - autophagosome assembly [Evidence IEA];~go_process: GO:0006914 - autophagy [Evidence IEA]) has translation MHQHPRSSAPTAPPRPNSSRSIDPPGSPTSDTRTNSSRGLGTESGSDSSEWTQKAAPPTKEVMAKLNQIISNYHTKAALIILHSRVELPPSFSKGSDTPKVNRWFNVELDDTDALKDQLRTWRFCDATENRPPPLIIETYLDTRNLTNNQSLVILDENGKRWDVLESLAISREAHPSKAPQTGSDDIILERWKVELGDTSSRLPADLGSILPTVYKKSIVLFRSLFAHSKFLPAWKLTKRNRKQRTNPALQIKYRILDWHDHTRKNSALDHLTVPLYETSGKVVDTHTFGTTESPAGPFSVEITYRTSCDFRVDDSEALLSSRFMGADDEIFRPSIPSEAMGKAEVGSVPIQKQLVGDPDPSRAYGSLSTFHHVGPTTGASPISALRMARDTGALSPSPAGSPSHPRPLSTAKISSAGRTAVPALTGEGGHARRSSMSFQPFKAPPLSASPSLVDPSLGASPRSSASRLSFEPKNVPPTSVPMTTRKPMPANPENTIASSNSASPRPASSSRYSSAFSHRRSRPSFGGSNKAEDEGSSGKASAASSAQPGSGLLAEPTGTSADSIHADDENISEFLKMLDLRKDLMNPTSSAVHDAPSRRTTATTAALNRFQRMRDSNAALSDSMSSSLHLHRSSSSSSKQLSGVPPMVAGTSVSTASSPGKPVSPHTPHTPAIPSRLSSNSIVAYNEPEGDHQRFASDGHGSSLDDNNAGGDITQTNAIDIPRSPFLPAYTGSTDVGSGPTARTSVPEEDDDMPFPMRSVSAGDRPTHSLSAMQQNRSFGKISAVDDQPRRATHPSSLNDDSAVGNATGPYRDNASHRTALNLGPTATSSSSNNHMYLPRSTHPRGRGSSGGARSLSSGSGSLARGGIPHSFPERDHGDGNGSGSNSGSALETRRGSGQRPGSSRTNTQQTPVDEEEPLLFAMSDFGTSRRSLEEGRQGNHGSDPSGSTGSRRGSGRRGIGPPGFHVWS, from the exons ATGCACCAACATCCTCGATCGTCGGCGCCTACTGCGCCACCCAGGCCGAATTCCTCCCGTTCGATAGATCCTCCCGGTTCACCAACGTCGGATACAAGGACAAATAGTAGCAGAGGACTGGGCACCGAAAGCGGATCTGACTCGTCCGAGTGGACGCAGAAAGCTGCTCCGCCTACGAAAGAGGTCATGGCCAAACTGAACCAGATTATCTCA AATTATCATACCAAAGCCGCTCTGATCATCCTCCATTCCCGCGTAGAATTACCACCCTCATTCAGCAAGGGCTCTGACACTCCCAAGGTGAACCGATGG TTCAACGTGGAGCTCGACGATACCGACGCTCTTAAAGATCAATTACGAACATGGAGGTTTTGCGATGCCACCGAAAATAGACCACCGCCTCTGATAATTGAAACCTATCTAGATACTAGAAACCTCACAAATAATCAGAGCTTAGTGATCCTTGATGAGAATGGCAAGAGGTGGGATGTATTGGAATCTTTGGCTATTTCTCGGGAGGCCCATCCCTCTAAGGCTCCTCAGACTGGGTCCGACGATATCATCCTCGAACGGTGGAAAGTGGAATTGGGCGACACTTCCAGCAGACTGCCGGCTGATCTTGGCTCGATCCTACCCACGGTGTATAAAAAAAGCATCGTTCTCTTCCGTTCCCTCTTTGCCCACTCCAAGTTCCTACCAGCTTGGAAATTAACCAAACGCAACAGGAAGCAACGCACCAACCCAGCTTTGCAAATCAAGTATCGGATCCTGGATTGGCACGATCATACTAGGAAAAACTCGGCCCTGGATCATTTGACTGTGCCTTTGTACGAGACCAGTGGCAAGGTGGTGGATACACACACGTTTGGCACCACGGAGTCCCCCGCTGGTCCTTTTTCTGTTGAAATCACCTATCGGACAAGCTGTGATTTTCGAGTGGATGATTCAGAAGCCCTATTGAGCTCACGATTTATGGGAGCTGATGACGAGATCTTCCGTCCATCGATCCCATCAGAAGCCATGGGGAAAGCTGAAGTCGGTTCAGTGCCCATTCAAAAGCAGCTCGTTGGAGATCCCGATCCAAGTCGCGCCTACGGGAGTTTATCGACCTTCCATCACGTCGGCCCAACGACCGGTGCGAGTCCGATATCCGCACTTCGAATGGCAAGAGATACGGGTGCCCTTTCTCCTTCCCCAGCAGGTTCCCCTTCCCATCCAAGGCCTTTGTCGACTGCCAAGATTAGTTCTGCAGGACGCACTGCTGTTCCCGCCCTTACAGGCGAGGGTGGACATGCTAGACGTTCGTCAATGTCTTTTCAACCATTTAAAGCTCCGCCTCTGTCCGCGTCGCCGTCGCTGGTGGACCCTTCACTTGGCGCATCACCCCGTTCTAGTGCATCTCGGCTGTCCTTTGAACCCAAGAACGTGCCGCCTACTTCGGTTCCCATGACCACCCGCAAGCCCATGCCAGCGAACCCCGAGAACACAATAGCGTCTTCCAACTCAGCGTCTCCCAGACCCGCCTCAAGCTCGAGATACAGCAGCGCTTTCTCCCACCGCCGTTCGCGACCGTCATTCGGGGGTTCCAACAAGGCGGAGGACGAAGGTTCCAGCGGGAAAGCCAGTGCAGCATCATCAGCTCAGCCGGGCTCCGGGTTACTTGCAGAACCTACAGGAACAAGTGCGGATTCCATACATGCAGACGACGAGAACATTTCAGAATTTCTCAAGATGCTTGATTTGCGGAAGGATTTGATGAATCCTACCAGTTCCGCCGTCCATGATGCTCCTTCTCGCAGGACCACGGCCACAACGGCCGCCTTGAACCGATTCCAACGTATGCGAGATTCCAATGCGGCCTTATCGGACTCGATGTCGTCCTCCTTGCACCTTCATCGCTCATCCAGTTCGTCAAGCAAACAATTGTCGGGAGTCCCACCAATGGTAGCGGGGACATCTGTTTCCACAGCCTCGTCGCCTGGAAAACCTGTGTCGCCCCATACTCCGCATACTCCTGCAATTCCATCTCGCCTAAGTTCGAACAGTATTGTTGCTTATAATGAACCAGAGGGTGATCACCAGAGATTTGCCTCCGATGGGCACGGATCCTCCCTTGATGACAACAATGCGGGTGGAGACATAACGCAGACCAACGCAATCGACATCCCCCGGTCTCCCTTCCTCCCCGCATACACTGGCAGCACCGATGTGGGCTCCGGTCCCACTGCTCGAACATCTGTTCcagaagaagacgatgacATGCCCTTCCCAATGCGCAGTGTGAGTGCCGGGGATAGGCCTACGCACAGCCTTAGTGCAATGCAACAGAATCGTTCGTTCGGGAAGATCAGTGCTGTTGATGATCAGCCCCGGAGAGCAACGCATCCTTCATCCCTGAATGACGACTCTGCTGTAGGCAATGCTACTGGTCCATACCGTGACAATGCGTCGCACAGGACTGCATTAAACTTGGGCCCTACAGCGACATCATCTTCGTCCAACAACCATATGTACCTACCTCGCTCTACACATCCCCGCGGTCGAGGGTCCTCTGGGGGAGCCCGCTCTCTTAGTTCTGGCTCTGGAAGTCTCGCTCGGGGCGGGATTCCTCATAGTTTCCCTGAGCGTGATCACGGCGATGGTAATGGGAGTGGTAGTAATAGCGGCTCCGCGTTGGAAACTCGTCGAGGTTCTGGCCAGCGACCCGGCTCCAGCCGCACCAACACGCAACAAACACCAGtcgatgaggaagaaccTTTGCTTTTCGCCATGAGCGATTTTGGCACATCCCGAAGAAGCTTGGAAGAAGGCAGACAGGGAAATCATGGCTCCGATCCAAGTGGAAGCACTGGATCGAGACGCGGAAGTGGCAGACGAGGAATAGGGCCTCCGGGCTTCCACGTCTGGTCTTAA
- a CDS encoding BTB domain and ankyrin repeat protein (BUSCO:EOG092603SM;~COG:D,Z;~EggNog:ENOG410PFWD;~InterPro:IPR009091,IPR000210,IPR036770,IPR011333, IPR000408,IPR020683;~PFAM:PF00651,PF13540,PF00415,PF13637;~go_function: GO:0005515 - protein binding [Evidence IEA]) — MSSKLWEFFLRDDVESFRRVLANAGYTSGDQRAPGGGGNGGTSSFKFGSPGAMIASSPGPSGKNKRLSGTSPGTPGADRGGGPRPGTTLSRADLNTRDLQGRTLLHLIASSPKPTAVDFASALLEIPLVDIYAQDGESGWTALHRALYAGNATIAQALLVRDLREATDFSKVGSTGHPNGGLIKMKDREGYSPFDVYGATIMSRDIKQFVSPATALDSTIATDLQGSDAASNAPSHDDQEDGDDIYAGRSALQPRVNLGADEIFTLGSNKNLNLGLGDQDDRQFPERVALERPEHLLQRFFREFREERSDDGHDMSDSSTDLPVLIKNKPVKFQNMVMSKLHTAILTDDPESNLFMCGFGPGGRLGTGDESTRFSFACIETGGLVKKKVISIALGQDHSLAITEQGEIFSWGSNKFGQLGYNLPRAQNRDDVPIQTTPRQIFNPFKKEIIYGAAASAIHSVVFSSSGLYTFGKNEGQLGLVDSDARSLEAQTTPRRVGASLFSAGIQMVTAIDHATAVLLQNHEVWVFSQYGYSKITFPLDISSRFIRDSFMATRYDTSVNHIAKITSGGSAICALSSSGDVFTVQVNKSENPPALTSTTNPSKIKNSLSSPTREWSVKRSHMAVRDVDVGQDGSIIICTNSGSAWRKEKRHKSKGALKDYKFVRIPGLSRVVGVRSNAFGAYAVAQRDCNVTREQIKIDQSTLWNDLLPLSPFDSLMTTVDAAQTTENDSLESGFGPVMSIKRTVLSIPDIESRFLSGQLDAPNGTVWLSSSQSEARISVHEIILTGRSPILRRAFHQFRQNYYFSIPDVLDLEYGHDGRSQIRFHDVDFLAVLNLAFFLYTDNTLDVWQLTRISPEHTTKYRQVRTEVMRIGMHLELPTLERAARLMIEPTKALKTDMARAINDPSFFENADVVVELSGGTRKVHSQVVCQRCPFFEALFHGRSGGKWLSLRCTDPNDAVHVDLKHIDRSVFDFVLRHIYADTEEQLFDEVRSESLEDFIDLVFDVAFTANELMIDRLAQVCQKMLGRFVHNRNVCYLLNIIAPCYVKELKDAALEYICLNLEDLLSNGLLQGLDEELLSELDSVCHDNQMACFPISRGRNSDDYIFEKYPELVALVERDKQRMIDSMKLQTRIGRVETRQMGHDKPGPPSASKAKAGPLREFANVARSPVLKSKQSTNDLIFEMDEEAVLSPGNSMKGKTPIRGPKQVDVTESPLLGSSLIEEESFGDRSFLDGQMASPQDTLLAESPSETRAGALQKEKNGVSLTPNMGTPAPWGSPMATGKKDLKDIMAETSGTRVSNLSLGMSKEARRESSNAAPKLSQKERKKLQQQQMQERLAAEQKAKEAAQNPWKLPSAPANKPDPPLGMNGQGPQPMKTPQRPAMTLRQTVAGTAPPSKLSAPVQTQSRSVSANVPTPSPLKSSAASGPSTTPIPFAPLPSNNTQPQPPAIQSVRHIPRPEPYQTSFHTPSANSLSLAAILMQQQTEKDEIHEAATAKHNLQEIQAEQEFQEWWDKESRRVQGLPDPEQPESSSAVQEGKDTRGGRGKGSSRNSNSNNNNKRRGGGAGRGKDGSGGGSGPRPASDASALTQQLNRHRSENNNRGKRQQPQQQQQNSHTPASQPRGHGGNRGGGGGRGARGRGGGRERARV; from the exons ATGAGCAGCAAACTCTGGGAATTCTTCTTGCGAGATGATGTCGAGAGCTTCCGGCGGGTTCTGGCCAACGCCGGTTATACCTCCGGCGACCAACGGGCTCCGGGAGGTGGAGGTAATGGAGGAACATCGTCCTTCAAGTTCGGAAGTCCCGGTGCGATGATTGCTTCGTCTCCTGGTCCTTCTGGAAAAAACAAGAGGTTGAGTGGCACTTCGCCAGGCACACCGGGTGCTGATCGAGGTGGTGGCCCACGTCCCGGTACGACCTTATCACGAGCGGATTTGAACACACGAGACCTGCAAGGCAGAACGCTCCTTCACCTAATCGCCTCATCGCCTAAACCCACAGCAGTCGATTTTGCGAGCGCTTTGCTGGAGATACCGTTGGTGGATATATACGCACAGGATGGGGAGAGTGGGTGGACTGCTCTACATCGAGCGCTGTATGCAGGGAATGCTACAATTGCCCAAGCATTGTTAGTGCGAGATTTGCGCGAGGCTACTGACTTCAGTAAAGTGGGCAGTACCGGCCACCCAAATGGAGGTTTGATCAAGATGAAAGATCGAGAGGGATATAGTCCCTTTGATGTCTACGGCGCCACCATAATGTCTCGCGACATCAAACAATTTGTATCTCCAGCAACAGCATTGGATTCTACAATTGCGACAGACCTTCAGGGTAGCGACGCTGCGTCCAATGCGCCATCACATGATGACCAGGAAGATGGCGATGACATCTATGCAGGAAGAAGTGCCTTGCAACCTCGCGTGAATCTGGGTGCTGACGAAATTTTCACGCTTGGTAGCAACAAAAACCTCAATCTTGGTCTTGGAGACCAGGATGACCGCCAGTTCCCAGAACGGGTCGCCCTCGAACGACCGGAACATCTTTTACAGCGGTTCTTTCGGGAATTCCGGGAGGAGCGATCAGATGATGGACATGATATGTCTGATTCGTCAACAGATCTACCGGTTTTGATCAAGAACAAACCGGTGAAATTCCAAAACATGGTCATGTCGAAGCTTCACACGGCGATCCTCACAGATGACCCCGAATCCAACCTTTTCATGTGTGGGTTTGGTCCAGGCGGCCGTTTGGGAACTGGAGACGAGTCTACCAGGTTTAGCTTCGCTTGTATCGAAACAGGTGGTCTTGTAAAGAAGAAAGTCATTTCCATTGCTCTGGGCCAGGATCATTCGCTCGCAATCACAGAGCAGGGCGAGATCTTTAGTTGGGGAAGCAACAAGTTTGGCCAACTGGGCTACAATCTCCCCAGGGCACAAAACCGTGACGATGTTCCGATCCAAACGACACCGCGGCAGATATTCAATCCCTTTAAAAAAGAAATTATTTATGGTGCTGCAGCATCAGCGATTCATTCGGTCGTCTTCAGTAGCTCTGGACTGTACACATTTGGCAAGAATGAGGGCCAGCTTGGTCTCGTCGATTCAGATGCACGCTCGCTGGAGGCTCAGACAACACCCAGGCGTGTGGGGGCATCACTTTTCAGTGCCGGAATTCAAATGGTCACTGCCATTGATCATGCTACAGCCGTGCTTCTCCAGAACCATGAAGTCTGGGTGTTTTCGCAGTATGGCTATTCGAAGATTACCTTCCCTCTAGATATCAGCTCGAGATTTATCAGAGACAGTTTCATGGCCACCCGATACGATACTTCGGTCAATCACATCGCGAAGATCACGTCTGGTGGAAGCGCCATCTGTGCCCTGTCTAGTTCTGGTGATGTATTCACTGTCCAAGTCAACAAATCGGAGAACCCTCCAGCTTTAACATCGACGACAAACCCATCTAAGATCAAAAATTCACTTTCCTCTCCGACTCGGGAGTGGTCCGTGAAGAGATCCCACATGGCTGTTAGGGATGTTGATGTCGGGCAGGATGGTTCAATCATTATCTGCACAAATTCCGGTTCTGCATGGCGAAAGGAAAAGCGTCACAAGTCTAAAGGGGCATTGAAGGATTACAAATTTGTTCGTATTCCCGGGCTTTCGCGAGTTGTCGGTGTGCGCAGTAACGCCTTTGGAGCGTACGCAGTCGCCCAACGAGATTGCAATGTGACTCGGGAGCAGATCAAGATTGACCAGAGTACTTTGTGGAACGATCTTCTGCCACTGTCGCCGTTTGATTCTTTAATGACGACAGTCGATGCTGCACAAACCACCGAGAACGATTCTTTGGAATCTGGATTTGGCCCCGTTATGTCCATCAAACGGACAGTCCTGTCAATCCCAGATATCGAGTCCCGTTTTCTATCTGGGCAGCTCGATGCACCTAATGGAACAGTCTGGCTCTCGAGCTCACAGTCCGAGGCGCGGATTTCTGTCCATGAGATTATATTAACCGGACGCAGCCCAATTCTACGGAGAGCTTTCCACCAATTCCGGCAGAATTATTACTTCTCAATACCTGATGTCCTTGACCTCGAATACGGACACGACGGAAGAAGTCAAATACGGTTCCACGACGTTGATTTCTTGGCCGTCCTAAATCTTGCATTCTTCCTGTACACAGACAACACGCTGGATGTTTGGCAGCTAACCAGAATTTCGCCCGAACATACCACGAAATATCGTCAAGTCCGTACAGAAGTCATGCGGATTGGCATGCACTTGGAGCTACCAACTTTGGAGCGAGCAGCTAGGCTGATGATCGAACCCACCAAAGCTTTGAAGACGGATATGGCTCGGGCAATCAATGACCCCTCATTCTTCGAGAACGCAGATGTGGTCGTTGAATTGAGCGGCGGGACTCGAAAAGTGCATAGCCAGGTCGTTTGTCAGCGGTGTCCGTTTTTCGAAGCGCTGTTCCATGGCCGCTCCGGTGGCAAGTGGTTGTCGTTGCGTTGTACTGACCCCAACGATGCGGTCCATGTCGACCTCAAGCACATTGATCGATCAGTGTTTGACTTCGTTCTCCGTCACATATATGCAGACACGGAGGAGCAGCTCTTTGACGAGGTTCGGTCGGAGAGTCTTGAGGATTTCATCGACTTGGTGTTCGACGTTGCGTTCACGGCAAATGAGTTGATGATCGATAGATTGGCTCAGGTGTGTCAGAAGATGCTAGGCAGGTTCG TGCACAACCGTAATGTCTGCTATCTTCTCAACATAATTGCACCTTGCTACGTCAAGGAGCTCAAGGATGCTGCGCTGGAGTACATCTGCTTGAACTTAGAGGACCTGCTATCAAATGG ACTTCTGCAAGGCCTTGATGAAGAACTGCTTAGCGAACTTGATTCGGTTTGCCATGACAATCAAATGGCCTGCTTCCCCATATCTCGGGGTCGTAACTCTGACGATTATATCTTCGAGAAATACCCGGAGCTTGTCGCTCTAGTCGAGCGTGACAAGCAAAGGATGATCGATTCGATGAAGCTTCAGACGCGCATCGGCCGGGTTGAGACCCGACAAATGGGCCATGACAAGCCAGGGCCGCCATCTGCGTCGAAAGCGAAGGCAGGGCCGTTGAGGGAATTCGCGAACGTAGCGAGAAGCCCTGTCTTGAAGTCCAAGCAGTCTACCAATGACTTGATATTTGAGATGGATGAAGAAGCTGTGTTGTCGCCTGGTAATTCAATGAAAGGAAAGACACCGATTCGGGGACCTAAGCAAGTTGACGTGACGGAGTCTCCTTTGCTTGGGTCTAGTCTTATCGAAGAGGAATCATTCGGTGACCGGAGCTTCTTGGACGGTCAGATGGCGTCGCCTCAAGACACACTTCTTGCGGAGTCGCCATCAGAAACCCGAGCCGGAGCATtgcagaaggagaagaacgGGGTGTCTCTTACTCCAAACATGGGCACCCCGGCTCCTTGGGGATCTCCAATGGCAACTGGCAAGAAAGACCTGAAAGACATCATGGCCGAGACGTCAGGCACCCGGGTATCCAACTTGAGTTTAGGCATGTCCAAGGAAGCTCGACGAGAAAGCAGCAACGCCGCGCCAAAACTATCTCAAAAGGAACGGAAAAagcttcagcagcagcagatgcAGGAAAGACTTGCCGCGGAGCAGAAAGCCAAGGAGGCAGCACAGAATCCTTGGAAATTGCCATCGGCTCCTGCCAATAAACCCGATCCTCCACTGGGGATGAACGGACAAGGGCCTCAACCTATGAAGACCCCTCAACGGCCTGCCATGACCCTCCGTCAAACTGTTGCGGGTACAGCACCTCCCTCGAAACTCTCAGCACCTGTACAGACACAAAGCCGCAGCGTTTCGGCCAATGTGCCTACACCATCGCCATTAAAATCCTCCGCAGCTTCTGGACCATCTACAACACCTATCCCCTTCGCTCCATTACCAAGCAACAACACACAGCCACAACCGCCAGCCATCCAATCCGTCCGCCATATTCCTCGCCCAGAACCCTACCAAACCAGCTTCCATACGCCCTCGGCCAACTCCCTCTCACTAGCTGCCATCCTAATGCAACAGCAGACAGAAAAAGACGAGATACACGAGGCTGCAACTGCAAAGCACAACCTCCAGGAGATCCAGGCCGAGCAGGAGTTCCAGGAATGGTGGGATAAGGAGAGTAGACGTGTGCAAGGGTTGCCCGATCCAGAGCAACCAGAGTCTTCGTCTGCGGttcaagaaggaaaagacacGCGGGGTGGTCGTGGGAAGGGGTCATCTCGCAATAGCAATAGCAACAATAACAACAAGAGACGAGGTGGTGGCGCTGGAAGGGGTAAAGatggtagtggtggtggtagtggcCCTCGACCTGCATCGGATGCTTCCGCCTTGACGCAACAGCTCAACCGACATCGTTCTGAAAACAACAACCGAGGTAAACGACAGCAgccccagcagcagcagcagaacaGTCATACTCCTGCAAGCCAACCACGCGGCCACGGCGGGAATCGCGGTGGCGGCGGTGGCAGAGGAGCCCGTGGGAGAGGTGGTGGTAGAGAACGGGCTAGGGTATGA
- a CDS encoding uncharacterized protein (COG:T,U;~EggNog:ENOG410PSYN), giving the protein MPNSNTTSSPVKRPGLGRRAVSSHAVVTRSTSSTTGDSSDPPHPQKSHVVHRHHHPRPHLVGHRYSHHHRNPSYGKNVNKLQRLTSGAEAGRHHQRKKSAPATPAASPPRGGPHVRWEGEFEDPNPKASMKKNNSSPALRRYTSTGTVPTKKTLVTDRPRSSSGKKKTVGFEIGDSDNDDGEWEDTTQSPESTRRSSVAQSKDSVENAAALVDPLIFVKRPYPQIPRATSLPEPTSQSFAQEGQSTDEEEGQQPQHEEQENQGLHEQQELQPDNKQHQEPGQVPEPSAIASRLISPALSAKAPPAMSSISAMAKPAAIDTAISRTASLQNLKAGQDGSRRTLPSPNPALATTPGNNTQATSSSIEGGVSRFIVNNNGASRADSDPNTPSSFLPHYHPQTPPSPGTTIPRKPRASPPSRPPGTEPPSRTQQKLWLQRTAALNTSPPDGHDTVSPSAIDGTFMASAHGRPGTAAYDAGRALVNGSARSGGPGHDNEAKQTRKAFEKTALELAVVRRFQSPTADSFSRLRSVIQETRGPELANTALGQPVKSAPALPLLNDGHSSRGSGQDSSPEPRQLVGRRTRPSVSEADDSSVNDSGDRQKSQHPSQRILSTSDDTATGNPSTDDDAETNEYNDTEMMIRRMWDSRIVASSA; this is encoded by the coding sequence ATGCCGAATTCAAACACCACTTCCTCCCCCGTCAAGCGCCCGGGCTTGGGGCGTCGTGCAGTTTCCTCTCACGCTGTCGTCACGCGCTCGACCTCCTCAACTACCGGAGATTCATCCGACCCTCCTCACCCGCAGAAATCCCACGTCGTTCACCGACATCATCACCCTCGCCCGCACCTCGTCGGCCACCGTTACAGCCACCACCATCGCAACCCCTCCTACGGAAAGAACGTCAACAAATTACAGCGACTCACCTCCGGAGCTGAAGCCGGCCGTCACCATCAGCGCAAAAAGTCTGCGCCCGCCACACCCGCTGCGAGTCCCCCGCGCGGTGGTCCCCACGTGCGCTGGGAGGGTGAGTTCGAAGATCCGAATCCGAAAGCGTCGATGAAGAAAAATAACTCAAGTCCCGCATTGCGACGATATACGTCTACAGGTACCGTTCCCACCAAGAAAACTTTAGTTACCGACCGTCCTCGCTCGAGTtctgggaagaagaaaacagTGGGCTTCGAGATTGGAGATTCGGACAACGACGACGGTGAATGGGAGGATACTACGCAGTCGCCCGAAAGCACTAGGCGCAGTTCCGTTGCACAGTCCAAGGACAGCGTGGAGAACGCTGCAGCTCTGGTGGATCCTTTGATCTTTGTCAAGCGCCCTTATCCTCAAATACCGCGAGCGACCAGTCTCCCGGAACCAACCAGCCAAAGTTTTGCTCAGGAAGGTCAGTCGAcagatgaggaggagggacAACAACCACAGCACGAGGAGCAGGAGAACCAGGGACTTCACGAACAGCAAGAGTTGCAACCAGATAACAAACAGCATCAAGAACCCGGCCAAGTACCGGAGCCCAGCGCGATCGCATCTCGTCTTATCAGTCCAGCACTTTCAGCCAAAGCTCCCCCCGCCATGTCCTCCATATCCGCCATGGCCAAACCGGCGGCCATTGACACTGCCATTTCCCGCACTGCTTCGCTGCAAAACCTGAAGGCTGGTCAGGACGGCTCCCGACGCACCTTGCCTTCACCAAATCCCGCCTTAGCAACGACCCCCGGGAACAACACACAAGCGACTTCATCATCGATCGAGGGAGGCGTTTCCAGGTTTATCGTGAACAACAATGGGGCTTCCAGGGCAGATTCCGATCCCAATACCCCGTCCTCGTTTCTGCCACACTATCATCCGCAGACTCCGCCATCGCCTGGCACCACAATTCCGCGAAAGCCTCGTGCATCCCCGCCTTCGAGACCCCCTGGGACAGAGCCACCATCTCGAACGCAACAAAAGCTCTGGCTACAACGAACGGCTGCGCTGAATACATCCCCTCCTGATGGTCACGATACGGTATCCCCATCAGCGATAGATGGGACCTTCATGGCATCAGCGCACGGCCGACCAGGAACCGCAGCGTATGATGCGGGAAGAGCACTTGTCAACGGCTCAGCCAGATCAGGCGGTCCAGGACATGATAACGAAGCCAAACAAACCCGCAAGGCGTTCGAGAAGACTGCTCTAGAACTCGCAGTCGTCCGACGATTCCAGTCGCCAACCGCAGATAGTTTCAGTCGCTTAAGATCCGTCATCCAAGAAACCAGGGGCCCCGAACTAGCCAACACAGCACTCGGCCAACCGGTCAAATCAGCTCCCGCATTACCACTTCTCAACGACGGGCACTCTAGTCGGGGATCCGGTCAGGACTCGAGTCCGGAACCGAGGCAGCTCGTTGGCAGGAGGACGCGGCCATCTGTCTCAGAGGCGGATGATTCGTCTGTCAACGACTCCGGTGATCGGCAGAAATCTCAACACCCATCTCAACGGATCCTATCTACTTCTGACGATACGGCAACCGGAAATCCTTCGACTGACGACGACGCAGAAACCAACGAATACAATGACACTGAGATGATGATCCGTCGCATGTGGGACAGTCGCATCGTGGCTTCTTCTGCGTAG